The following proteins are encoded in a genomic region of Pseudomonadota bacterium:
- a CDS encoding nucleotidyltransferase family protein, whose protein sequence is MNRNETLKLLQAHKPHLAREFGVTALALFGSAARDVAGANSDIDILIAFDGPATSKRYFGVQFYLEDLLGRPVDLVTEKALRPELRPHIEREAIRV, encoded by the coding sequence ATGAATAGAAACGAAACATTGAAACTTCTTCAAGCCCACAAGCCGCACTTGGCCCGCGAGTTCGGGGTGACCGCTCTGGCTCTGTTCGGCTCTGCCGCGCGCGATGTCGCGGGCGCGAACAGCGACATTGACATCCTGATCGCCTTCGATGGCCCGGCTACCTCAAAGCGTTATTTCGGTGTCCAGTTCTATCTGGAAGATCTGCTGGGCCGCCCGGTGGATCTGGTGACGGAAAAGGCGCTGCGTCCGGAGCTGCGTCCCCATATCGAGCGGGAGGCCATCCGTGTCTAA